The Prunus dulcis chromosome 3, ALMONDv2, whole genome shotgun sequence genome segment TCACAATGAAATCATCAAAGTTTTCTGTTTGATGGGTAACATTAATAACGCAATGGCTCTTGTAAGCAAAATGCTTAAAGTGGGACCATCTCTAAATGTGATTACATATAACACACTCATCAATGGATACCTCAGTGGAGGTCAGTTAAACAATGCTATGAGGTTGTTGGATTTTATGAAAGGGAGTGGATGTGAACCAGATGAATGGACTTATACTGAACTTATTTCTGGGTTTTGCAAGGCGGGTAAGACTGACTTTGCATCTACTCTTTTCCGTGAGATGGTAGAACAAAGAATTAGTCCCAGTCAGGTCACCTACGCTGCTTTGATTGCTGGATACTGTATGGAGGGGAAAGTAGATACTGCATTGTCATTATTTGAGCAGATGGAGGAGAAGGGTTGCTGTCCAAGTATTGAAACCTACAATGCCATTATAAATGGTTTGTCCAAAGATAATCAGTTTGTTAAAGCTGAGAAACTATGTAAAAAGATGGAAAAGCAAGGACTGGTTCCGAATGTCATTACCTACACGTCTCTAATTGGCGGCCTCTGTAAAAGTGGCAGGACTGACCTTGCATTCAAAATCTTCCATGAAATGGAAGAACAAGGTTGCTTGCCGAACTTGTATACATATAGCTCACTCATGTTTGGGTTATGTCAAGAGGGCAAGGCTGACAGTGCTGAGACGTTGCTTGATGAAATGGAAAGGAAAGGATTGGCTCCTGATGTGGTAACATTTACCACACTCATTGATGGTTTTGTTATGCTTGGTATGCTAGATCATGCATTCTTGCTTCTTAGGCGAATGGTTGATGTGGGCTGCAGACCCAACTACCGAACATATGCCGTGTTGGTCAAAGGGTTGCAAAAGGAAAGTCAGTTGCTGACGGAGAAGGTTGTGGGGCTCGTGGCCCAACATGAAGGAATGTATAGTTGCAGCTCTGGTGAAAGCTATAACTTTTTTGAGGCGTTGTGCAATCTCTTAGCTAGGATGTCAGAGAATGGATGTGAACCTACTGTTGATACCTATGGTACTTTAGTGAGAGGCTTGTGTACAGAAGGCAGATATTATGAGGCAGATCAGTTGGTTCAGCATATGAAAGACAAGGGCCTGTGCCCCAATAGAAGGATTTATCTGTCTCTATTCTTTGTTCATTGTACGAATTTAAAAGTGGAATCTGCGCTGGAAATCTTTGGCTTGATGGAAGATAATGGATTTGAGGTTCACTTGTCAGCTTATAACGCACTTATTAGTGCTCTCGGCAGGGTGTGTCGGGCGGAAGAAGCTGAAActttattcaaaagcatgcTAGAAAAACAATGGAATACTGATGAGATTGTTTGGACTGTGTTAATCGATGGATTACTGAAGGAAGGGCAATCAGATCTATGCATGAAGCTTCTTCATGTTATTGAATCTCAAAAATGCAGTATCAGTTTCCAGACATATGATATCTTGGCCAAAGAACTTTCTAAAGTAAACAAGGATAGGGGGAGTTCTCAAATTGTTAACAGAGCAAGTGATTTAAAGGGTGTACATTGATCATGGTTTCTTTATACACacagagaaaaaggaaattcgTTAACTGAGTTCCATTAATGAACTAATAagaaattatacttttttcgCCTGAGGTGTATATATTCTTTTGCTGTGACAACTTTGCAGTTTGATCATACAATAAATGGTATGTAGATGGCGCTTTGCCTTCAAACCTTGTTAACATTCGTTTCTGTCTATTACTGTCTTTGGTGATTATCAGAATACTTTAGTTCTGTTGGCTTTTGATTAACTTGGTCGCAATATTTGCCCAATAGTCACCAAGAAAATTCGATCGATGGTTACTAAGTTTGTTATCCTATCTACATGGAAGTGACAAGTTGTTTTCAGAAGATAATTGTCTTCAGTTGGAACTGAAAATCTGGTGTGCATGAAGCAGCAACCTAAGGTAGACATGTAGGTTTGTTTAGACAAAGTATAAATGAATGATATTTGCCATTTGTGTGGGTTGATGGTTGGTGCAGGACTGTGTGTACTGTTTGGCAATTGATTTAGGGGTTAGGATAATTTCTGCCTATGCAGGCTTTTTAATTACATGGATTATCTTATCTAGGAAGGCTTCTTAATACAGAAATGGGGATGTGTGTGATCATCTAGGCAGGCTTCTTAATTACATGGATAATCTTCTTTATGGTGCTCATTTGGTTGGTTTTTCATTGTTTGACATGCTTACACCATATTTATTCTGGCTCAGTGTTTATAAAATGGAATTGAGAGCTAGACATTCTTGGCATATATACTTGCAGGTGATACAGCTTGGACGTCCCCTAGTGGAAAGTTTCCTCTTTCCtctgaaaattttgacaagAAGATGTTAAGGTACACCTTGTTTGATACCTATGTTGATTTATTTCGCTGTCGTTACCTCATACAATTTTGATTCATTGTATTCTTTACACCAAGAGTCATTTATAGAATATACCTCAGTTCTACAATAGCATATGTTATGGTTCATTTAgtaaattttggttttatgttttagttttagCTTTGATGGTCAAAAtcatcctcttctttttttgatctctctctcgtctcttttttccttctctctgtTATTCTTttcataagaaaaagaaatatagaaACTAAAAGCAAAAAATCTAACCAAATTCCCATGGGATGGTCTCTTGATTCTGTATCGGCAAGTATAACTATTTTACTGTGAATTATCAACAAAAAGTAATCTGCAGTTGCCACTGATTTAAATCAACTTAAATAATGTCTGTGATTCAGAATTCCAGGATAAATTATGCTTTGTAGTTGACGTgatgaaattaatttaattagacATTTTTGGTGTAGGGTTACTCAGGTCCTAAATCGAGCTCAATTTCGCACCAGGGCTCTTAGAAAGAACTAC includes the following:
- the LOC117621288 gene encoding pentatricopeptide repeat-containing protein At5g65560-like, which codes for MLKPLKTPPLLHLQTLHSLLGSHHFIEFASRTKLFSQLSHPPFNPAPNLVFQIRDILCDPQWEKSSELSWLSPKIRTDHVSKIIETHKNTDSALRFFYWVSKRPSYQHDMSCFSSMLNRLVNERLFAPADRVRILMIKASRKEEELKRVTEYLNEMSRLGFEFTLYSFNTLLIQLGKFEMISIAQNVYTQVLSSGIKPSLLTFNTMLNILCKKGKVQEAELILSKIFQFDMLPDVFTYTSLILGHCRNRNLDLAFEVYDQMVKAGCDPNSVTYSTLINGLCNEGRVDEALDMLDEMVEKGIEPTSYTYTVPIASLCEADRLVEAIGLFRRMRSRGCHPTVHTYTALISGLSQTGKLDVAIGLYHKLLKDGLVPNTVTFNTLINGLSETGRYDLAQKIFYWVERHGTLANTQTHNEIIKVFCLMGNINNAMALVSKMLKVGPSLNVITYNTLINGYLSGGQLNNAMRLLDFMKGSGCEPDEWTYTELISGFCKAGKTDFASTLFREMVEQRISPSQVTYAALIAGYCMEGKVDTALSLFEQMEEKGCCPSIETYNAIINGLSKDNQFVKAEKLCKKMEKQGLVPNVITYTSLIGGLCKSGRTDLAFKIFHEMEEQGCLPNLYTYSSLMFGLCQEGKADSAETLLDEMERKGLAPDVVTFTTLIDGFVMLGMLDHAFLLLRRMVDVGCRPNYRTYAVLVKGLQKESQLLTEKVVGLVAQHEGMYSCSSGESYNFFEALCNLLARMSENGCEPTVDTYGTLVRGLCTEGRYYEADQLVQHMKDKGLCPNRRIYLSLFFVHCTNLKVESALEIFGLMEDNGFEVHLSAYNALISALGRVCRAEEAETLFKSMLEKQWNTDEIVWTVLIDGLLKEGQSDLCMKLLHVIESQKCSISFQTYDILAKELSKVNKDRGSSQIVNRASDLKGVH